The Akkermansiaceae bacterium genome segment GCGGGAGATCGCCCCACTCCTTGCCCATGAGAATGACCGCAACCACATCGTTCCGGGACTAGCCAAGCGCAGCGAGGCACGCGCCGCGTGGCGCCACATAATGAGCACGGTTACTTACATGCACACCCCGCTCCATGAATGTTACAACGTCGCCCACCCTGACACCGGTGCCGCAGGAGGAGCCACGCGCAAACTGAAGAAACTGGGTGAGAAGGGCGATAATATGATCATCACCTTCGAATCGGTCAAGGTGCCTGTCCACAGCGAAGACACCGGATCGATCGGGGACGTCCCCGGTATCCGGGTCGCCGTATCACTCAGAGGAACTGAAATGATTCGACGATACCGGGAAAGTGGAGGAACAGCTAGGATCGGCGAGAACTTTCGTCTAACGCGGTTCGCTCCGTCGGCCCCTGCTGCGGTTCACGAGGCCATCATGAGTGAATTGGAAGGAGTCCACGTCGCGCCATCGAACTCTTCTGAGACCGGCCATCACACCCGCCAAAGCCATCGCATTTATTTCGGTGATCACACCCATCTCTGCCGAGGTGCTAAAAAGCTCCTATCTGGAAATCGACAACACAAAGAGAAAGAAGCGTAACCAGATCAACAAAGAGATTCCGGAAGAACTGGAGCGCATCAATCCCGTCTCACTGTCGTCCCGGTTAACCCCGGAATTCCAAGCATCAGCCCCGCTCCAAATGCCATCCGGTCCGTATCGGGACATCGATACCAGGATCGCTGCAATTTACGCCTGATCCCCCACTGGGCGGATCGGATTTCCTACCCGCCATCCGCGAACAATCTTTCCCACACCTCCAGTCATGAACTTTTCAAAACCACTCTCCGACACCCTCACCCAGTTCAACGCAGCCGCTCTGGCCGACGGTAACCTTCCCGCCGGAATCAACATCCTCGCTGCCATGTGCTGTACGCTCTGCGGCATTCTGCCACGCGGTGCCGGCTTCAGGGCACCCGGCGGCGACATCTTGCCTGTCGGGCTCGACTTCCTGATGCTCGATGGCCTCTCCAGTTCCCTCACCGACGCCAAGGTGTTTCGCCAGATGGCCGACATGCAATCCGCCCTTACCGCCAACGTGGCAAAGGGAAACACATACGAAGCTCATCACGGTATCGGAATGACCATGCACGGAACCCCAATCTACGCCGCTCCATCCAACGATAACGCGATGACCAATCTGGAAAGCACCTTGAACGGGTTTGGCTCGAGGTCCGGCGACAGCTCACCATTTGAAGCTCTGCTTTTTCCCACTTCCGAGGCCATGAAGAGTGATTTAAAAACAAACTCCATGGTGTTCGCCCGACTGGATTCAAATTCCCCTCCGTTTGAAAAGTATCCTTCCACGCATCTCTCTCAACCCTTTATCCGGGCGTTTCTCGACACGGGGACTGGCCAGAGACGGTTTCTCCAGCAGCTCAAATCACTCGCCCAGTGCGGTGTAGGCGGCTTGGCGCTGCATTCCCGGATTGCCTTGTCGGCTACTCCTACTGTTTTCAGAGATCTGCTTACGAACGGTGCCGCAGACTTCCTGATGAAAAGCCTCTGGATTTACGATCATCCTCGATCAGCGCCACAACAGAACCCTATCCCCAATAGCAGCTACTCTATTACGCAGGCGTTCGACGCCGCCCTTCGCAAAGCATGGTCGCAGCGACTGGACCATCGACTTCAAACGCCTCCTGCCATCATCTGCGAATGGAGGAAGAATCAGGGAGTGTGGGTGAGCTACCTAGCGAAGCAGGAGAATCGCTTCCCGGGGATCAGCGCAACGGCGTATACGTTGTTCAGCACCTTGCTTTTTGGACTGTGCAGATTGAGCAACAAGGAGACTGGATCCGCGAGTCCAGCGGGAGCATTCGATATGGCAAAGCACCTGATCGAACGGATGATTGCCCTTCGGGAACATCTGGTCCAAAGTGAGGAGCGGTCACGATTGCGGACAATTGCCATTAGGCTCCTCCCGAAGCTCGACGGTCGCCCGTACACGGCCCGAGATCTTGTCAGGAAATCCAACCGCTTGCCCATCGACGATTGCCGACGTGCGCTCCAACTGCTCTCACAGGAGCGCATTGTTGTACGCGTCGGCGAGGAACAGTGGAAACTGGCGCTTCCGGTCGAGGACGGGCTTCAGAAGATCAGGACATCAATCATTGAGGTCTGAGACGAATGGCACGGGATTAAGCCGGTTTTCTGTATGGATTGCGGTGGTGGATTTCCCCGTATTCGGAGCGGTGGCGGGTTAGGAACGGAGAGGGTTTGGGCCTCCGTTTCACCGCCCTCGGTTCTTTCCTGAAGGGGCGGATGTAGATCCTCTTCGTCGCGCAGGTTGCCACCAGGGCATCCATCGCCGCCGCCCGTTTGAGCGGACGGCCCGCGTGCTCCCGGAAGCTCTCGTGGCTGGCCGCCACCAGATCCAGCGTCCCCCTTGAAACTCATGTGCCGGGTCGGTTCCCCGGCACGGTCCGCCGCCCGCTGCATGACGCTGCGGATGAGGTTGAAGGCGATCACCCCCATCAGCAGCGTCTTCTGCGCCATCTCCGGAGTGTTCACGTCGAACCGCTCCATGCCCATCGTGGTCTTCAGGTCACGGAGCTTCAGTTCGATGTCCCAGCGCCGGGCGTAGAGGTCGGCCAGTTCCATGCCGCAATGCCTCGAGGGATCGGTCAGGGTGGTGACGACGATGAGTTCGCCTTTCTCCCCGGCCCGGTTTTCGTAGCGCACCTTGATGAGCCGCAGTTCCATCGATGCGGGCAATGCCTCCCACTCCGCAGGGGAAAGCCCGCTGCCCGGAGGTCGTTGGGGGCGCGTCCAGGTGACGATGCGCTCGTAGGCGGAGATCCGTTTCCCTTCCCTCCAGTCGAGCGACTTGGCCCGCGCCTGGTGGAGACGCATGAGGGCATGGGCCCCGCGTCCCTGGCAGCGGGCGATGAGTTCGTAGGAGCAGAACGCCCGGTCCGCCAGCAGCAGGTCTCCCGCATGCAGGTGGGCGATGAGTCCGCCGGCCGCCCTGCTGTCGTGCCGGGTATGCGGGCAGGCAACCACCTGCTCCCAGCCGCCGTGGCAGAGGTTCACCAGACCTACGATGCCCATGGTAGGAAAGCCGCAGCCCGGCTTCTGCCCGGACGGCTGGGGATAGGCCCGCTGGTTGGCTGCGGTGTCCCGCAGCTGGACCGAGCTGCCGTCCATGGCCACCAGATTGAAGCCCTGCCAGCGGTCCGCACCGGAGATGCGGGCGCCGAGGTGGTCGCGGATGCGCCGGTGGATGGCATGAAGGAAGCGGATGTCCACCCGGAGCCGCGCCTTGCAGTAGCTGGAGGTGTCCGACGACGGCACGGACAGGCCGCAGGTGCGGCACCAGCTCTGGATGAAGCCGACGGCCCGCTGGCAGGAGGCGTTGGCTTCCAGGATCTGGGCCAGCCACGCCCAGAACACAGGGATGTGGCCGAAGCTGCGCTGGCGGAGGGTGGGGTCCGCGGATTCGAGGAAGTCCCCGGGCAGGACGGGTTGTTTGGTCACGCTCTCAAACCGTACCGGATCCGGCTTTCCGTCCATTGGTTTCCAATGAAATGTGGCTTAATCCCGTGCCATTCGGGTCTGTCCCCTTATCCTATCGCTATTTCAGCCAGCGATCGAGCCAATCAAACGCTTCCTTCTGCATCGTGGGATCGAACTTGTGATGGCCGTCATGGAAGCGCGATCGATAGCGGTCCGCGGCCCCCGCTTTCGTGTAGACCTCCCGCAGGATCGAGTCGGCTTTCTTCATCTCCTCCAACGTGAAGAGCTGGTCCTGGCTGTTGTTGAGAGCCATGATCGGGACGGGCACCCGCAGGCCGAAGATTTCGGGAAACTCGAGATAATTGGGCAGGAGCGGCGCGTAGGTCATCCAGGTGTGGGTGTAGGCTTTCCGGATCAGAAAATCGTCCCAGGTCGACATGAAGCCGACGCAGACCGCGCATTGGATCCTATCATCCAAGCCCGTCAGATACACGGTCCTCAATCCGCCTCCTGAGAGCCCGCCGCATCCGATCTTGCCGGCGATCACATCGGGCCTTGCCGAAAGCACCTCCAAGGCGGCGCTATCTTCCGCCAGGGTGACGCCGGGCCATGTCGTCCCCGCGCAGAACAGCGACTTTGACATGACATTTTCATGCTCCGCCGCCCATTCGTTGTAGCTGGCGATGTTGTTGCTCTCCTCCGGAT includes the following:
- a CDS encoding IS4 family transposase; its protein translation is MTKQPVLPGDFLESADPTLRQRSFGHIPVFWAWLAQILEANASCQRAVGFIQSWCRTCGLSVPSSDTSSYCKARLRVDIRFLHAIHRRIRDHLGARISGADRWQGFNLVAMDGSSVQLRDTAANQRAYPQPSGQKPGCGFPTMGIVGLVNLCHGGWEQVVACPHTRHDSRAAGGLIAHLHAGDLLLADRAFCSYELIARCQGRGAHALMRLHQARAKSLDWREGKRISAYERIVTWTRPQRPPGSGLSPAEWEALPASMELRLIKVRYENRAGEKGELIVVTTLTDPSRHCGMELADLYARRWDIELKLRDLKTTMGMERFDVNTPEMAQKTLLMGVIAFNLIRSVMQRAADRAGEPTRHMSFKGDAGSGGGQPRELPGARGPSAQTGGGDGCPGGNLRDEEDLHPPLQERTEGGETEAQTLSVPNPPPLRIRGNPPPQSIQKTGLIPCHSSQTSMIDVLIF